One genomic window of Ornithorhynchus anatinus isolate Pmale09 chromosome 10, mOrnAna1.pri.v4, whole genome shotgun sequence includes the following:
- the ITGA5 gene encoding integrin alpha-5, which translates to MPLPPPPLLLLLLLLLPPAGGFNLDDEVPAVLAGPPGSFFGFSVEFYRPGAAGVSILVGAPKANTSQPGVLQGGAVYLCPWGHPPPAACHPIEFDSKGSRPLDSQAPSPEGGKEPVEYKSLQWFGATVRAHGASILACAPLYSWRTEKEPLSDPVGTCYLSLSNFTRFVEYSPCRSDFHSAEGQGYCQGGFSAEFTKTGRVLLGGPGSYFWQGQILSATLEQIEESYYPDYLITEVRGQLQTRQASSSYDDSYLGYAVAVGEFSGDNTEDFVAGVPKGNLTYGYVTILNGSDVRSLYNFSGEQMASYFGYAVAATDINGDGLDDMLAGAPLLMERTADGRLQEVGRVYVYLQGPEGMRPRPSQTLTGRQEFGRFGSSLAPLGDLDQDGYNDVAVGAPFGGETQQGAVFVYLGGPQGLSLEPSQVLLPLWGPSQTPGFFGFALRGARDLDSNGYPDLIVGAFGVDKAMVYRGRPIVAVSASLTIFPTMFNPEERSCSLEGQPVACINLSFCLNASGKHVPDSIGFAVELQLDWQKQKGATRRALFLASRQATLTQPLVLNNGGREECREMKVFLRNESEFRDKLSPIHIALNFSLDPQALADQHGLRPVLHYQSRSRIEEKAHILLDCGEDNVCVPDLQLEVFGETTAVFLGDKNALNLTFHAQNLGEGGAYEAELHVTAPPEAEYSGLVRRPGNFSILSCEYSSVNQSRLLICDLGNPMKAGASMWGGLRFTVPHLRDTKKTVQFDFQIHSKNLNNSQSEVVPYRLQVEARAQVSLNGVSKPEAVLFPVSGWQARDRPQEEEDAGPGAHHVYELINMGPSSISRSVLELSCPQALDGQLLMYITRFSGLSNCTANYPLNRQNLQLDPTRTPGPQHQLQKRDAPGRGSTAPSPFILRCPEAECFQLRCELGTLHRQESRSLQLHFRVWASTFLQREHQPHSLQCEAVYEALAMPYRIQPLQLPWRKLQVATTVQWTKAEGSHGVPLWIIILAILIGLLLLALLIYVLYKLGFFKRSLPYGTAMEKAQLKPPATSDA; encoded by the exons atgcccctgcccccgccgcccctgctgctgctgctgctgctgctgctgcccccggCCGGGGGCTTCAATCTGGACGACGAGGTGCCCGCCGTGCTGGCCGGGCCTCCGGGTTCCTTCTTCGGCTTCTCCGTGGAGTTTTACCGGCCCGGAGCCGCGGG GGTGAGCATCCTGGTGGGGGCCCCCAAGGCCAACACCAGCCAGCCGGGCGTCCTGCAGGGAGGGGCCGTCTACCTCTGCCCCTGGGGGCATCCGCCCCCCGCCGCCTGCCACCCCATTGAGTTTGAcagcaaag GCTCTCGACCCCTGGATTCCCAGGCCCCCAGTCCAGAGGGCGGAAAAGAGCCGGTTGAGTACAAGTCTCTGCAGTGGTTCGGGGCGACCGTGCGGGCTCATGGGGCTTCCATCCTG GCCTGCGCACCACTGTACAGCTGGCGCACAGAGAAGGAGCCCCTGAGCGACCCCGTGGGCACGTGCTACCTCTCCCTCAGCAACTTCACCCGCTTCGTGGAGTATTCACCCTGCCGCTCGG ATTTCCACTCTGCCGAGGGGCAGGGCTACTGCCAGGGCGGTTTCAGTGCCGAGTTCACCAAG ACTGGCCGGGTGCTGCTGGGGGGACCCGGAAGCTACTTCTGGCAAG gccagaTCCTGTCGGCGACATTGGAACAGATTGAGGAATCTTACTATCCAGACTACCTCATCACCGAGGTGCGAGGGCAGCTGCAGACCAGACAGGCCAGCTCCTCCTATGACGACAGCTACCTGG GGTATGCTGTGGCCGTGGGTGAGTTCAGTGGAGACAACACTGAAG ACTTTGTTGCTGGTGTCCCCAAGGGGAATCTCACCTATGGCTAT GTCACCATCCTCAATGGCTCTGATGTCCGGTCTCTGTACAACTTCTCAGGGGAGCAG ATGGCATCCTACTTTGGCTACGCAGTGGCTGCCACTGACATCAATGGAGATGG GCTGGATGACATGCTGGCGGGGGCCCCGCTGCTGATGGAGCGGACGGCGGACGGGCGGCTGCAGGAAGTGGGCAGGGTCTACGTGTACCTACAGGGCCCGGAGGGCATGCGGCCCAGGCCCAGCCAAACGCTCACCGGGCGCCAGGAGTTCGGGCGCTTTGGCAGCTCCCTCGCCCCTCTGGGGGACCTGGACCAGGACGGCTATAACG ACGTGGCTGTGGGTGCACCATTTGGAGGCGAGACGCAACAGGGGGCCGTGTTTGTCTACCTGGGAGGGCCGCAGGGGCTGAGTCTGGAGCCCTCCCAGGTGCTGCTGCCCCTCTGGGGCCCCAGCCAGACCCCGGGTTTCTTCGGCTTTGCCCTGCGTGGAGCCCGTGATCTGGACAGCAACGGCTACCCAG ATCTGATCGTCGGGGCCTTCGGGGTGGACAAAGCCATGGTGTACAG GGGCCGTCCCATCGTCGCGGTCAGTGCCTCACTGACCATCTTCCCTACCATGTTCAACCCGGAGGAGAGAAgttgcagtctggaggggcagCCTGTTGCCTG TATCAACCTCAGCTTCTGCCTCAATGCTTCTGGCAAACACGTCCCAGACTCCATTG GCTTTGCAGTGGAGCTGCAGCTGGACTGGCAGAAGCAGAAGGGGGCAACAAGAAGGGCATTGTTTCTGGCCTCGCGGCAGGCGACTCTGACCCAGCCCCTGGTCCTGAACAATGGAGGCCGTGAGGAGTGTCGGGAGATGAAGGTCTTCCTGCGG AACGAGTCTGAGTTCCGGGACAAGTTGTCCCCAATCCATATCGCCCTCAACTTCTCCCTGGACCCCCAGGCCCTGGCTGACCAGCACGGCCTCCGGCCTGTCCTTCACTATCAGAGCCGCAGCCGCATCGAGGAGAAG GCTCACATCCTGCTAGACTGCGGTGAGGACAACGTGTGTGTCCCGGACCTGCAGCTGGAGGTGTTTGG AGAGACGACGGCCGTGTTCCTGGGCGACAAGAACGCTCTGAACCTGACCTTCCATGCGCAGAACCTGGGCGAGGGCGGGGCCTACGAGGCCGAGCTCCACGTCACAGCCCCACCTGAGGCCGAGTATTCCGGCCTTGTGCGCCGCCCTGGA AACTTCTCCATCCTGAGCTGTGAATACTCCTCCGTGAACCAAAGCCGCCTGCTCATCTGCGATCTGGGCAACCCCATGAAGGCCGGGGCCAGT aTGTGGGGAGGTCTCCGCTTCACTGTCCCCCATCTCCGTGACACAAAGAAAACCGTGCAatttgacttccagatccatag TAAGAACCTGAATAACTCTCAGAGTGAAGTCGTCCCTTACCGGCTGCAGGTGGAGGCTCGGGCCCAGGTCTCCCTCAACGG GgtgtccaagccagaggcagtgcTGTTTCCAGTCAGCGGCTGGCAGGCCAGGGACAggccccaggaggaggaagatgcaggGCCTGGGGCCCACCACGTCTACGAG CTCATCAACATGGGTCCCAGCTCCATCAGCCGCAGTGTCCTGGAGCTCAGCTGCCCCCAGGCCCTGGATGGTCAGCTCCTCATGTACATCACCCGCTTCTCCGGGCTCAGCAACTGCACCGCCAACTACCCGCTCAACCGGCAGAACTTGCAG CTGGATCCCACTCGAACCCCGGGCCCCCAGCACCAGCTTCAGAAGCGGGACGCCCCTGGCCGGGGGTCCacagcccccagccccttcaTCCTG AGGTGCCCAGAGGCCGAATGTTTCCAGCTACGCTGTGAGCTGGGTACCCTACACCGGCAGGAGAGCCGCAGCCTCCAGCTTCACTTCCGTGTCTGGGCCTCGACCTTCCTGCAG cgggAACACCAACCCCACAGCCTGCAGTGTGAGGCCGTGTACGAGGCCCTGGCCATGCCTTATCGCATTCAACCCCTCCAGCTGCCCTGGCGGAAACTCCAG gtGGCCACGACCGTGCAGTGGACCAAGGCAGAGGGGAGCCACGGTGTCCCCCTCTGGATCATCATTCTGGCTATCCTCATCGGCCTGCTCCTTCTCGCCCTGCTCATCTATGTCCTTTACAAG ctTGGATTCTTCAAACGCTCCCTCCCCTATGGAACGGccatggaaaaagcacagctgAAGCCCCCAGCCACCTCAGATGCTTGA